One genomic segment of Brassica napus cultivar Da-Ae chromosome A3, Da-Ae, whole genome shotgun sequence includes these proteins:
- the LOC106448411 gene encoding histone-lysine N-methyltransferase 2C-like isoform X2, with the protein MVFHVACPITCRKICDCLLGFPRNLYRKEVKDVFLNDIHSLQMFLRDPFDAGGVFKDGTVQIHVPRDVVAVGEDSEVKVEASTQGKRNVVLLKKKKVPVTEIIGEDHDHHSASITCHMCYMVEVGKSERAKMLSCKCCGKKYHRNCLKTWAQHRDLFNWSSWACPSCRTCEGCGTSGDPKKLMFCKRCDDAYHCDCQQPRHKTVASGPYLCHKHTKCYSCGSKVPGNGQSLRWFLGHTCCDACGRLFVKGNYCPVCLKVYRDSEATPMVCCDFCQRWVHCTCDGISDERYMQFQVDGHLQYKCSTCRGESYQIKDLEDAAQEIWKRKDIDEKDLIASLRASALRKTGGAPLINQSGSVERKVAEKVVVSGKEEKPLRVVRIKSRRHQDSDNEKHSSEPNPVKAKKLVIRSIGTRKAEVTNPMSCDVSKHASKSNGKHGELESEETTSEQQRSLLGKCNEEKRVSQDEVDTCKVRGGINGGQQELLQKDSRPLLKLKIKKHNPESQEQREAPRIVYERSKSRKGHRSKRKRGSPPTAEKSGFNEDEDVSLSREESLLDASWILKKLGEDAKGKKVQIHDDSDDSWEKGVVSEVAGDGGASKLTVRLENGEVKTVELGKQGVRFIPQEQKRTRT; encoded by the exons ATGGTCTTTCATGTAGCTTGTCCAATCACTTG CCGGAAAATTTGTGACTGCTTGTTggggtttcctcggaatcttTACCGCAAAGAAGTCAAGGATGTGTTCCTCAACGACATCCACTCTCTCCAAATGTTCCTGCGAGACCCTTTCGATGCTGGTGGTGTTTTCAAGGACGGTACCGTTCAGATCCACGTGCCTAGAGATGTTGTTGCGGTTGGGGAGGACTCGGAGGTGAAGGTTGAGGCATCGACGCAAGGCAAACGCAATGTGGTgctgctgaagaagaagaag GTTCCTGTCACGGAGATCATTGGAGAAGACCATGACCATCACAGTGCAAGTATTACATGTCACATGTGCTATATGGTTGAAGTTGGGAAGAGTGAGAGAGCAAAGATGCtttcttgcaaatgctgtgggAAGAAGTATCATAGAAACTGCTTGAAGACTTGGGCTCAACATAGAG ATTTATTTAATTGGAGCTCTTGGGCTTGCCCCTCTTGCCGAACCTGTGAG GGATGTGGAACTTCAGGGGATCCAAAGAAGTTGATGTTCTGCAAAAGATGTGACGATGCTTATCATTGTGATTGCCAACAACCTCGACACAAG ACTGTTGCTTCTGGACCATATCTGTGTCATAAACACACCAAATGTTACAGCTGTGGGTCTAAAGTCCCTGGGAATGGCCAGAGCTTACG GTGGTTTTTGGGCCATACTTGCTGTGATGCTTGTGGAAGGCTGTTTGTTAAGGGAAACTATTGTCCTGTATGTTTGAAG GTTTACAGGGACTCGGAAGCAACACCAATGGTGTGTTGTGACTTCTGCCAGCGCTGGGTTCATTGCACCTGTGATGGAATCAG CGATGAGAGGTATATGCAGTTTCAAGTGGATGGGCATCTTCAATACAAATGTTCTACCTGTCGCGGAGAAAGCTACCAG ATCAAGGATCTTGAGGATGCTGCACAGGAAATTTGGAAGCGAAAAGATATTGATGAAAAAGATCTAATTGCTAGCCTGAGAGCTAGTGCACTAAGGAAAACTGGTGGTGCCCCTCTTATCAATCAGTCTGGTTCTGTCGAAAGAAAAGTTGCTGAAAAAGTTGTGGTCAGTGGTAAAGAAGAGAAGCCATTGAGAGTTGTCAGGATAAAAAGCAGAAGGCATCAGGATTCAGATAATGAGAAACACTCTTCAGAGCCGAACCCTGTGAAGGCAAAGAAACTGGTGATAAGAAGTATAGGCACTCGAAAGGCAGAAGTTACAAACCCGATGAGCTGCGATGTATCAAAGCATGCCTCCAAATCCAACG GAAAGCATGGGGAATTAGAATCAGAAGAAACGACTTCAGAGCAACAACGGAGCTTGTTAGGAAAGTGTAACGAAGAAAAGAGAGTGTCTCAAGATGAGGTAGACACTTGTAAGGTTAGAGGAGGTATAAATGGTGGACAACAAGAGTTGTTGCAGAAAGATTCAAGACCATTGCTGAAACTGAAAATAAAGAAGCATAATCCGGAGAGCCAAGAACAACGAGAAGCACCAAGGATTGTCTACGAGAGAAGTAAGTCTAGGAAAGGGCATAGGTCTAAGAGAAAGAGAGGATCACCTCCAACAGCTGAAAAATCAGGGTTCAACGAAGATGAAGATGTGTCACTTTCACGTGAAGAGAGTTTGTTGGATGCTAGTTGGATTCTGAAGAAATTGGGGGAGGATGCAAAAGGCAAAAAAGTTCAAATACACGATGACTCAGATGATTCATG GGAGAAAGGAGTGGTGAGTGAAGTAGCAGGAGATGGAGGCGCATCGAAGTTAACGGTGAGGCTTGAGAATGGAGAAGTAAAGACAGTGGAGCTAGGAAAGCAAGGGGTTAGATTCATTCCTCAGGAGCAAAAGAGGACGAGGACGTGA
- the LOC106448411 gene encoding histone-lysine N-methyltransferase 2C-like isoform X1 — MVFHVACPITCRKICDCLLGFPRNLYRKEVKDVFLNDIHSLQMFLRDPFDAGGVFKDGTVQIHVPRDVVAVGEDSEVKVEASTQGKRNVVLLKKKKVAEDSTANPDYDNLMVPVTEIIGEDHDHHSASITCHMCYMVEVGKSERAKMLSCKCCGKKYHRNCLKTWAQHRDLFNWSSWACPSCRTCEGCGTSGDPKKLMFCKRCDDAYHCDCQQPRHKTVASGPYLCHKHTKCYSCGSKVPGNGQSLRWFLGHTCCDACGRLFVKGNYCPVCLKVYRDSEATPMVCCDFCQRWVHCTCDGISDERYMQFQVDGHLQYKCSTCRGESYQIKDLEDAAQEIWKRKDIDEKDLIASLRASALRKTGGAPLINQSGSVERKVAEKVVVSGKEEKPLRVVRIKSRRHQDSDNEKHSSEPNPVKAKKLVIRSIGTRKAEVTNPMSCDVSKHASKSNGKHGELESEETTSEQQRSLLGKCNEEKRVSQDEVDTCKVRGGINGGQQELLQKDSRPLLKLKIKKHNPESQEQREAPRIVYERSKSRKGHRSKRKRGSPPTAEKSGFNEDEDVSLSREESLLDASWILKKLGEDAKGKKVQIHDDSDDSWEKGVVSEVAGDGGASKLTVRLENGEVKTVELGKQGVRFIPQEQKRTRT; from the exons ATGGTCTTTCATGTAGCTTGTCCAATCACTTG CCGGAAAATTTGTGACTGCTTGTTggggtttcctcggaatcttTACCGCAAAGAAGTCAAGGATGTGTTCCTCAACGACATCCACTCTCTCCAAATGTTCCTGCGAGACCCTTTCGATGCTGGTGGTGTTTTCAAGGACGGTACCGTTCAGATCCACGTGCCTAGAGATGTTGTTGCGGTTGGGGAGGACTCGGAGGTGAAGGTTGAGGCATCGACGCAAGGCAAACGCAATGTGGTgctgctgaagaagaagaaggtagcTGAGGATTCTACTGCGAATCCTGACTATGACAACTTAATG GTTCCTGTCACGGAGATCATTGGAGAAGACCATGACCATCACAGTGCAAGTATTACATGTCACATGTGCTATATGGTTGAAGTTGGGAAGAGTGAGAGAGCAAAGATGCtttcttgcaaatgctgtgggAAGAAGTATCATAGAAACTGCTTGAAGACTTGGGCTCAACATAGAG ATTTATTTAATTGGAGCTCTTGGGCTTGCCCCTCTTGCCGAACCTGTGAG GGATGTGGAACTTCAGGGGATCCAAAGAAGTTGATGTTCTGCAAAAGATGTGACGATGCTTATCATTGTGATTGCCAACAACCTCGACACAAG ACTGTTGCTTCTGGACCATATCTGTGTCATAAACACACCAAATGTTACAGCTGTGGGTCTAAAGTCCCTGGGAATGGCCAGAGCTTACG GTGGTTTTTGGGCCATACTTGCTGTGATGCTTGTGGAAGGCTGTTTGTTAAGGGAAACTATTGTCCTGTATGTTTGAAG GTTTACAGGGACTCGGAAGCAACACCAATGGTGTGTTGTGACTTCTGCCAGCGCTGGGTTCATTGCACCTGTGATGGAATCAG CGATGAGAGGTATATGCAGTTTCAAGTGGATGGGCATCTTCAATACAAATGTTCTACCTGTCGCGGAGAAAGCTACCAG ATCAAGGATCTTGAGGATGCTGCACAGGAAATTTGGAAGCGAAAAGATATTGATGAAAAAGATCTAATTGCTAGCCTGAGAGCTAGTGCACTAAGGAAAACTGGTGGTGCCCCTCTTATCAATCAGTCTGGTTCTGTCGAAAGAAAAGTTGCTGAAAAAGTTGTGGTCAGTGGTAAAGAAGAGAAGCCATTGAGAGTTGTCAGGATAAAAAGCAGAAGGCATCAGGATTCAGATAATGAGAAACACTCTTCAGAGCCGAACCCTGTGAAGGCAAAGAAACTGGTGATAAGAAGTATAGGCACTCGAAAGGCAGAAGTTACAAACCCGATGAGCTGCGATGTATCAAAGCATGCCTCCAAATCCAACG GAAAGCATGGGGAATTAGAATCAGAAGAAACGACTTCAGAGCAACAACGGAGCTTGTTAGGAAAGTGTAACGAAGAAAAGAGAGTGTCTCAAGATGAGGTAGACACTTGTAAGGTTAGAGGAGGTATAAATGGTGGACAACAAGAGTTGTTGCAGAAAGATTCAAGACCATTGCTGAAACTGAAAATAAAGAAGCATAATCCGGAGAGCCAAGAACAACGAGAAGCACCAAGGATTGTCTACGAGAGAAGTAAGTCTAGGAAAGGGCATAGGTCTAAGAGAAAGAGAGGATCACCTCCAACAGCTGAAAAATCAGGGTTCAACGAAGATGAAGATGTGTCACTTTCACGTGAAGAGAGTTTGTTGGATGCTAGTTGGATTCTGAAGAAATTGGGGGAGGATGCAAAAGGCAAAAAAGTTCAAATACACGATGACTCAGATGATTCATG GGAGAAAGGAGTGGTGAGTGAAGTAGCAGGAGATGGAGGCGCATCGAAGTTAACGGTGAGGCTTGAGAATGGAGAAGTAAAGACAGTGGAGCTAGGAAAGCAAGGGGTTAGATTCATTCCTCAGGAGCAAAAGAGGACGAGGACGTGA
- the LOC106376948 gene encoding cation/H(+) antiporter 28-like, translating to MNTTTTKNVCGDKWYLNLDKPEEALKVLGFIAIFVIRTLLHHAMKPLGQPYLTTDFAIGLILGNLPKFREAFSGPYSTTLNNIIEFGMICHMFVMGLEMNPSALLRPPTKDAFMAYTSMLTTFAIAFATTPFLHYTKTAPFVFSLALSLMASSTGSPILTRVISNLKIRKSDLGKLASAAGVHTDMISTLFYCFGFIFFPTERPLPRPLHRFFRALLMFCLFLAQVTFTSIVSPIFLNWVNNENPEGKPLKGSHLVMSLAFVVLICSFPTWPPESMYNPILSAFTAGLFLPNQGRMSKWIINKINYLLSTVFYPIFFFWVGFIIHMRNFDIGDKLAWARLFSLLGTVIAGKVVGTVLCGVLLGYHVRETASLGLLLTTKGHFHVYLAALAIRTNRVKNTTGAMMIFVIVLTVVYSPFVVMDIIKRARKRVPVHIMALQWLDPTTELRVLMGLHGPHNIGSTLNLMEICHGGREPGSIYYATDMVELTDEIAATLKKDGRSGQNNDDSVTVTDRTVTEMRESITAAVNGYGELRSGQGVTVRRMLALSTFMTMAHDICGLADELMVSIIILPFHKRRSPDGTLDSGHTGFRHVNRKILKNAPCSIGILVDRSFGQTEEAWRPGASMDIAIIFIGGRDDREALAFAAQVARHPAVKLSVIRFLEDKSSQNAQKRSSILNRASVVEQEEEMKLDDECFAEFYERYIAGGGRVSYMEKHLTNSSETFTALKSLDGEYGLVIVGRGGGRASSGLTTGLNDWQQCPELGPIGDVLSGSDFSHNTSMLIIQQQRTRGQLEGLHDDFTIL from the exons ATGAATACAACTACAACAAAAAACGTATGTGGAGACAAATGGTACCTTAACCTAGACAAGCCTGAAGAGGCTTTGAAGGTTCTTGGCTTCATCGCTATCTTCGTCATCAGAACTCTCCTCCATCATGCCATGAAGCCTTTAGGCCAACCTTACCTCACCACCGATTTTGCC ATAGGGTTGATTCTAGGCAACCTTCCCAAGTTTCGAGAAGCATTCTCGGGTCCTTACTCGACCACCCTCAACAACATTATCGAATTCGGAATGATCTGCCATATGTTCGTGATGGGCCTAGAGATGAACCCAAGCGCCCTCCTCAGACCACCAACCAAAGACGCATTCATGGCATACACAAGCATGCTCACAACCTTTGCCATCGCCTTTGCCACAACGCCTTTCCTCCACTACACCAAAACCGCTCCCTTCGTTTTCTCCTTAGCTCTCTCCCTCATGGCTTCGAGCACCGGCTCGCCTATCCTCACCCGCGTCATCTCCAATCTCAAAATCAGAAAATCTGATCTCGGCAAGCTCGCATCAGCCGCGGGCGTCCACACCGACATGATCTCGACCTTGTTCTACTGCTTCGGATTCATTTTTTTCCCTACGGAGAGACCTCTCCCTCGTCCTCTCCACAGATTCTTCAGAGCCTTACTCATGTTCTGCCTCTTCCTCGCTCAAGTCACTTTCACTTCCATTGTTTCACCAATCTTTCTCAACTGGGTCAACAACGAGAACCCTGAGGGTAAACCACTCAAAGGCTCTCACCTCGTTATGTCCTTAGCGTTTGTCGTCTTAATATGTAGCTTCCCTACTTGGCCGCCTGAGTCAATGTACAACCCGATCCTCAGCGCCTTCACGGCTGGTCTCTTCCTTCCGAACCAAGGAAGGATGTCCAAATGGATCATCAACAAAATCAATTACTTGCTCAGCACGGTGTTCTAccctatcttcttcttctgggtTGGATTCATTATCCACATGAGAAACTTTGACATTGGAGATAAATTGGCTTGGGCGAGATTGTTTTCTCTTCTTGGTACTGTCATAGCCGGAAAAGTCGTCGGAACAGTGTTGTGCGGTGTACTACTCGGATACCATGTCCGAGAAACCGCATCGCTTGGACTGCTTCTTACCACTAAAGGCCACTTTCATGTCTACTTGGCCGCTTTAGCCATTCGG ACAAACAGGGTGAAAAACACGACCGGTGCAATGATGATCTTCGTCATTGTCCTAACAGTGGTCTACTCTCCATTTGTTGTCATGGACATAATCAAAAGAGCAAGAAAGCGAGTCCCCGTACACATCATGGCGCTACAATGGCTAGATCCAACAACCGAGCTTCGAGTCTTGATGGGTCTACACGGTCCCCACAACATCGGCTCAACGCTCAACCTCATGGAGATCTGCCATGGAGGACGTGAGCCGGGGTCCATATACTACGCTACTGATATGGTGGAGCTGACTGATGAGATCGCCGCCACGCTGAAAAAGGACGGCAGATCGGGTCAGAATAATGATGATTCAGTGACGGTAACAGACAGGACGGTGACGGAGATGCGTGAGAGTATAACCGCTGCTGTCAATGGGTATGGTGAGCTCCGAAGTGGGCAAGGTGTCACAGTGCGTAGGATGCTGGCATTGTCAACGTTTATGACCATGGCACATGATATTTGTGGTTTGGCTGATGAACTTATGGTTTCTATTATAATTCTACCGTTTCATAAACGTAGAAGTCCTGATGGCACTCTTGACTCTGGCCATACCGGGTTCCGTCATGTGAACCGCAAG ATTCTGAAGAACGCACCGTGTTCAATAGGAATCCTCGTGGATAGGTCGTTCGGGCAAACAGAAGAGGCATGGAGACCAGGAGCGTCCATGGACATTGCCATAATATTCATAGGTGGTAGAGACGACAGAGAGGCACTAGCCTTTGCTGCACAAGTGGCTCGACACCCAGCTGTGAAGCTAAGCGTGATACGTTTCCTGGAAGACAAGAGCTCTCAGAACGCGCAGAAACGCAGCAGCATACTGAACAGAGCGAGCGTGGTGGAGCAAGAGGAGGAGATGAAGCTTGACGACGAGTGTTTCGCTGAGTTCTACGAAAGATATATAGCCGGTGGAGGAAGAGTGTCTTACATGGAGAAGCATCTGACGAACTCTTCAGAGACTTTCACAGCGCTAAAATCACTGGATGGAGAGTATGGGCTGGTGATTGTTgggagaggaggaggaagggCGAGTAGCGGGTTAACCACTGGGTTAAATGATTGGCAGCAATGTCCAGAGCTTGGTCCCATAGGCGATGTTCTTTCCGGATCAGATTTCTCACACAACACATCGATGTTGATTATTCAGCAGCAGCGTACACGTGGTCAGCTAGAAGGGCTTCATGATGATTTCACCATCCTGTAA